Proteins co-encoded in one Panulirus ornatus isolate Po-2019 chromosome 68, ASM3632096v1, whole genome shotgun sequence genomic window:
- the LOC139747275 gene encoding uncharacterized protein, with product MVCSTVTLFGSVLLWAGYHTRSVLSNTEYTSAAPNSIAFDDKEDIIFFLEPYAENKPSLKYYFRLYHPSSVQQVVHHSEKPLSHSSYKLLVSKPNIKSLPTLFTVKKAFQDHGKQHGNLEKIRELDVELKGNYHRTQHTIHRRDLKLLGAQKIQKRDVTKIDVVNSKNQKLNVRERYSKGPSNPANRTNNKTVTETEHFDNADRNDSSLHSFLNNSLFRSHEKHENQKESHIFSSVGINNMRGKKDKKATGDEHFIDIIKKYNTSIDGVGYKNSPLETLYSLVSFVSNQEHELGEKRVDFTKKHNISQGKREEDIEVNVNGIEVYNLGNINDQNLIEGEHKEKKTLLRDLLMGFGLNSAEESPLHLISNVDQKMSSQYFIANSSYNVPPFTSVSFAKDVEMHKNIESLLSLNNNNSDPLQHEEENVPVNEKEQRSSDWMSYVITATAVVVALVLISLSVMCGAKLYRSQRNKKQQMLEILQPSGI from the coding sequence ATGGTCTGCAGTACAGTAACACTTTTTGGCTCTGTGTTACTATGGGCAGGTTACCACACTCGTTCAGTGCTTAGTAACACTGAATATACATCAGCAGCACCAAACAGCATTGCATTTGATGATAAGGAAGATATCATATTCTTTCTGGAGCCATATGCAGAAAATAAACCAAGTTTGAAGTATTATTTTAGGTTGTACCACCCTAGTAGTGTACAGCAAGTTGTTCATCACAGTGAGAAACCTTTATCACATAGTTCCTATAAATTGTTGGTTTCAAAACCCAATATAAAATCACTTCCGACACTCTTCACTGTCAAGAAAGCATTTCAGGATCATGGAAAGCAACATGGTAACCTTGAAAAAATTAGAGAACTTGATGTAGAACTGAAAGGGAACTATCATAGAACACAACATACTATACATAGAAGGGATTTGAAGCTATTAGGTGCACAGAAAATCCAAAAACGTGATGTTACTAAAATTGATGTAGTCAACTCCAAAAACCAAAAATtaaatgtgagagagagatattccAAAGGACCATCAAATCCTGCTAACCGAACTAATAATAAAACTGTTACAGAAACAGAGCACTTTGATAATGCAGATCGAAATGACAGTAGTTTACACAGCTTTCTCAATAATTCCTTGTTTAGAAGTCATGAAAAGCATGAAAACCAAAAAGAAAGCCATATTTTCAGCAGTGTTGGCATAAATAacatgagaggaaaaaaagataagaaagcaaCTGGGGATGAACACTTCATTGATATAATTAAAAAGTATAACACAAGTATAGATGGGGTTGGTTACAAGAATAGCCCACTTGAAACACTGTATTCATTAGTTTCATTCGTTTCCAATCAGGAACACGAACTGGGTGAGAAACGGGTGGATTTCACCAAGAAACACAATATTTCACAAGGTAAAAGGGAGGAAGACattgaagtaaatgtgaatggcaTTGAGGTTTATAATTTGGGAAACATCAATGACCAGAATTTAATAGAGGGAgaacataaagagaaaaaaacattATTGAGAGATTTACTGATGGGTTTTGGCTTGAATAGTGCAGAAGAGAGTCCCTTACACTTGATTAGTAATGTTGATCAGAAAATGAGTTCACAATATTTCATTGCAAACTCTTCTTATAATGTTCCACCTTTCACTTCTGTTAGCTTTGCTAAAGATGttgaaatgcacaaaaacattgaATCATTGCTTAgtttgaacaacaacaacagtgaccCACTCCAGCATGAGGAAGAGAATGTGCCGGTAAATGAAAAAGAACAAAGAAGCTCAGACTGGATGAGTTATGTAATCACTGCTACTGCAGTTGTTGTAGCTTTAGTGCTAATATCGCTCTCAGTGATGTGTGGAGCCAAGTTGTATAGGTCGCAGAGGAACAAGAAACAACAAATGCTTGAAATTTTACAACCTTCAGGTATTTAG